From the Lolium rigidum isolate FL_2022 chromosome 2, APGP_CSIRO_Lrig_0.1, whole genome shotgun sequence genome, one window contains:
- the LOC124687798 gene encoding probable GTP diphosphokinase RSH2, chloroplastic yields the protein MRASGDPYLQHCVETAALLAELGAGPSVVAAGLLHDTVDDAGLDYGSISQQFGAAVADLVKGVSNLSHLSKLARRSNTASRTDEADRLRTVFLAMEDARAVLIKLADRLHNMRTLDSLPKIKRQCFAKETLEIFAPLANQLGILNWKEQLENLCFKHLYPEQYEELSSNLHQFYNRDMIAAAIRRLEQALQVSGLSYRSISGRHKSMYSIYSKMARKKLEMDEIYDVHGVRVILENKADCFTTLEVVHHLWPRIPGKFKDYVNSPKPNGYQSLHTVVLSEEALPLEIQIRTGDMHLQAEFGIAAHWRYKEGLRSCSSCAPEMVDWVRCVVTWQCESLHIDHPSPLGVGPSPRTTCTFPSHSDDCPFSYSKQYDHIGPILVILLENEKMSVQELPQKSKILDLLKRASSYDMQLSLRLNCHAVHNLNQELKMGDVLELIPSTPCKSGSYMRGFHQISDHRLAVSPS from the exons ATGCGCGCCAGCGGCGACCCTTACCTGCAGCACTGCGTGGAGACGGCGGCGCTGCTCGCGGAGCTGGGCGCCGGCCCTTCGGTTGTCGCCGCGGGGCTGCTGCACGACACCGTCGACGACGCAGGTCTGGATTATGGCTCCATCTCCCAGCAATTCGGCGCTGCCGTCGCGGACCTTGTCAAGGGG GTTTCTAACCTAAGTCATTTGAGCAAACTGGCTCGTCGAAGCAATACAGCGAGCAGAACTGATGAAGCTGACAGGTTACGTACGGTCTTCCTTGCAATGGAAGATGCGAGAGCCGTGCTCATCAAACTTGCTGATAGACTACACAATATGAGGACGTTGGATTCGTTGCCCAAGATCAAGCGTCAGTGCTTTGCAAAGGAAACACTGGAGATATTTGCTCCGTTGGCAAATCAATTGGGGATATTGAACTGGAAGGAACAGCTTGAAAATCTGTGCTTCAAGCACCTTTATCCAGAACAATACGAGGAACTGTCATCTAATCTTCATCAGTTCTACAACAGAGATATGATTGCAGCAGCAATAAGGCGACTAGAACAAGCCCTTCAGGTGAGCGGACTATCCTATCGTTCCATATCGGGGAGGCATAAGAGCATGTACAGCATCTACAGCAAGATGGCAAG GAAGAAACTGGAGATGGATGAAATCTATGATGTACATGGGGTGCGTGTGATACTTGAGAATAAAGCTGATTGTTTCACAACATTAGAAGTTGTCCATCATTTGTGGCCTAGAATTCCTGGGAAGTTCAAAGACTATGTGAACAGCCCCAAACCTAATGG GTACCAGTCCCTGCACACGGTTGTCCTCAGTGAAGAAGCACTCCCATTAGAGATCCAAATTCGTACTGGGGACATGCATTTGCAGGCAGAGTTCGGAATTGCTGCACATTGGAGGTACAAGGAAGGCCTTCGGAGTTGCTCTTCATGCGCTCCTGAAATGGTTGACTGGGTTAGATGTGTTGTTACGTGGCAGTGTGAATCTTTGCACATAGATCACCCTTCACCTCTTGGAGTTGGTCCGTCACCGAGGACAACATGCACCTTCCCTTCTCACTCTGACGATTGTCCTTTCTCCTATTCGAAACAATATGATCACATTGGACCAATCCTAGTAATACTTCTGGAGAACGAAAAG ATGTCAGTGCAAGAGCTCCCCCAAAAGTCAAAAATACTGGACCTATTGAAGAGGGCATCTTCCTATGACATGCAGTTGAGCCTGAGGCTGAATTGCCATGCTGTGCACAATTTGAACCAAGAGCTGAAGATGGGCGATGTGCTGGAGCTAATTCCTTCAACTCCATGCAAATCTGGAAGTTACATGAGGGGGTTCCACCAAATTTCTGATCACCGTCTCGCGGTTTCGCCATCTTGA